Proteins from one Mycobacterium adipatum genomic window:
- a CDS encoding precorrin-8X methylmutase, whose amino-acid sequence MLDYTRDAAEIYRQSFATIRDEADLTRFPEDVARVVVRLIHTCGQVDVTDHVAFTSDVVARTHSALAAGAPVLCDSSMVAAGITRSRLPAANEVVSLVADPRAAALAAELGSTRSAAGVDLWADRMGGAVLAIGNAPTALFRLLELIDQGAPVPAAVLGGPVGFVGSAQSKDELIARPRGMSYLVVTGRRGGSAMAAAAVNAIASERE is encoded by the coding sequence GTGCTCGATTACACCCGCGACGCTGCGGAAATCTACCGGCAGTCGTTTGCGACCATCCGGGACGAAGCCGACCTGACCCGCTTCCCCGAGGATGTCGCGCGCGTCGTCGTCCGGCTCATCCACACCTGCGGGCAGGTCGACGTCACCGACCATGTCGCCTTCACCTCCGATGTCGTTGCCAGGACCCACAGCGCGCTGGCCGCGGGCGCGCCGGTGCTCTGCGATTCGTCGATGGTCGCCGCGGGCATCACCCGCTCCCGGCTGCCGGCAGCCAACGAGGTCGTCTCGCTGGTCGCCGATCCGCGCGCGGCCGCCCTGGCCGCCGAACTCGGCAGCACCCGCTCCGCGGCCGGTGTCGACCTGTGGGCCGACCGGATGGGTGGCGCCGTGCTCGCGATCGGCAACGCCCCCACCGCGCTGTTCCGGCTGCTGGAACTGATCGACCAGGGCGCCCCGGTGCCCGCGGCGGTCCTGGGCGGCCCGGTCGGGTTCGTGGGCTCGGCCCAGTCCAAGGATGAGCTGATCGCCCGGCCCCGCGGCATGTCCTACCTGGTGGTGACGGGCAGGCGCGGTGGCAGCGCGATGGCCGCCGCCGCCGTGAATGCGATTGCGAGCGAACGCGAATGA
- a CDS encoding precorrin-2 C(20)-methyltransferase has product MTLPSKGTLYGVGLGPGDPELVTVKAARLIGEADVVAYHSARHGRSIARRIAARYLRDGQIEEHLVYPVTTETTAHPGGYAGAMEDFYAESAERIAAHLDAGRNVALLAEGDPLFYSSYMHMHTRLTERFEAVIVPGVTSVSAASAATGTPLVQGDEVLTILPGTLPATELTRRLADTDAAVIMKLGKSYPEVRQALSETHRLDRAFYVERASTDQQRVLAASEVDESSVPYFSVVMVPGEAAAPRGGGSVAVVGLGPGDLDWITPQARRELAAATDLIGYFPYLDRVGARAGQTRHASDNTDEPARARLACELARQGRAVVVVSSGDPGVFAMATAVLEEAVDWPDVEVRVIPAMTAAQAVASRVGAPLGHDYAVISLSDRLKPWEIIAARVSAAAAADMVIAVYNPASKTRTWQVGEMQRLLLEHRDPATPVVIGRDVAGPNETVRVVALGDLDPGEVDMRCLLIIGSSQTRRHGDTVFTPRNYPH; this is encoded by the coding sequence ATGACTCTCCCCTCAAAAGGCACCCTGTACGGTGTCGGCCTCGGCCCCGGTGATCCGGAACTGGTGACGGTCAAGGCGGCCCGGTTGATCGGCGAAGCCGATGTCGTCGCCTATCACAGCGCGCGGCACGGCCGTAGCATCGCCCGCCGGATCGCCGCGCGGTATCTGCGCGACGGACAGATCGAGGAACATCTGGTCTATCCGGTCACCACCGAGACCACCGCGCATCCCGGCGGTTATGCCGGCGCGATGGAGGATTTCTACGCTGAGTCCGCCGAGCGCATCGCCGCACACCTGGACGCCGGTCGTAATGTTGCGCTGCTGGCCGAGGGCGATCCACTGTTCTACAGCTCGTACATGCACATGCACACCCGGCTCACCGAGCGGTTCGAGGCCGTCATCGTGCCCGGCGTGACGTCGGTGAGTGCCGCGTCGGCGGCGACCGGGACGCCGCTGGTGCAGGGCGACGAGGTCCTGACGATTCTGCCCGGCACGCTGCCCGCCACCGAGCTGACTCGCCGGCTTGCCGATACCGACGCCGCCGTGATCATGAAGCTGGGCAAGTCCTATCCCGAAGTACGCCAGGCACTTTCCGAAACGCACCGGCTCGACCGGGCGTTCTACGTGGAACGGGCCAGCACCGATCAGCAGCGCGTGCTGGCGGCGAGCGAGGTCGACGAGTCCTCGGTCCCCTACTTCTCGGTGGTGATGGTGCCCGGCGAAGCCGCGGCACCGCGCGGGGGTGGCAGCGTCGCGGTGGTCGGGCTGGGTCCCGGTGACCTGGACTGGATCACCCCGCAGGCGCGCCGCGAATTGGCCGCGGCCACCGATCTGATCGGTTACTTCCCTTATCTCGACCGGGTGGGCGCCCGGGCCGGGCAGACCCGGCATGCCAGTGACAACACCGATGAACCGGCGCGCGCCCGGCTGGCCTGTGAACTGGCCCGCCAGGGCCGGGCGGTGGTGGTGGTGTCCTCCGGCGACCCCGGCGTGTTCGCGATGGCCACCGCCGTGCTCGAGGAGGCCGTCGACTGGCCCGATGTCGAGGTCCGGGTGATCCCGGCGATGACCGCGGCGCAGGCGGTGGCCAGCCGGGTCGGCGCGCCACTGGGCCACGACTACGCCGTCATCTCACTGTCGGATCGCCTCAAGCCGTGGGAGATCATCGCCGCCCGGGTCAGTGCGGCCGCGGCCGCCGACATGGTGATCGCCGTCTACAACCCGGCCTCGAAGACGCGGACCTGGCAGGTCGGCGAGATGCAGAGACTGCTGCTCGAACACCGGGATCCCGCCACGCCGGTGGTGATCGGGCGCGATGTCGCGGGACCGAACGAGACGGTGCGGGTGGTGGCGCTCGGCGATCTGGATCCCGGTGAGGTGGACATGCGCTGCCTGCTCATCATCGGGTCCTCGCAGACCCGCCGGCACGGTGACACGGTCTTCACACCCCGCAACTACCCGCACTGA
- a CDS encoding TetR/AcrR family transcriptional regulator, producing MQRGDHVVSRAGPATRSQTDRRRPPRSDQRRAAILDAFDAALRAHGLDAVNIADVAANAGVSRSAFYFYFENKAAAVAALLETMYDDVFAASDIVTASEGSPRWRIHSMLEALMETGAAHRYLFTAMLDARAASSAIREIWDSSREAFVPVIAAMIESERAAGNAPAGPAAEVLAGVLLELNDRLLERFTLGGPRSREELILGAETIWLHTIFGTAIGVDEVRETS from the coding sequence ATGCAACGGGGTGACCATGTCGTGAGCCGCGCGGGACCGGCTACCCGGTCGCAGACCGACCGGCGCCGGCCACCGCGCAGCGACCAGCGCCGCGCCGCCATCCTGGATGCCTTCGACGCGGCGTTGCGCGCGCACGGCCTCGACGCGGTCAACATCGCCGATGTCGCCGCGAACGCCGGCGTCAGCCGGTCGGCGTTCTATTTCTATTTCGAGAACAAGGCTGCGGCCGTGGCCGCCCTGCTCGAGACGATGTACGACGACGTCTTCGCCGCGAGCGATATCGTCACCGCGTCCGAAGGCTCGCCGCGGTGGCGGATCCACTCGATGCTCGAAGCGCTGATGGAAACCGGTGCGGCGCATCGATACCTGTTCACCGCCATGCTGGACGCCCGCGCGGCGAGCAGCGCGATCCGCGAGATCTGGGACAGTTCCCGGGAAGCGTTCGTTCCGGTGATCGCGGCGATGATCGAGTCCGAGCGCGCCGCCGGCAACGCCCCCGCCGGTCCCGCAGCCGAGGTGCTCGCCGGGGTGCTGCTCGAACTCAATGACCGCCTCCTCGAACGCTTCACCCTCGGCGGACCGCGGTCCCGCGAGGAACTCATCCTCGGCGCGGAAACCATCTGGCTGCACACCATTTTCGGCACGGCGATCGGAGTAGATGAAGTGCGAGAGACGTCATGA
- a CDS encoding phosphotransferase family protein has translation MTHPIPRRPEEVTAAWLGGVLRADVRSVEAAPIGTGQTGATYRLTVQYGADTGLPSSFAIKLPSQDDTVRDRVAIGYRSEHAFYRDVADQVQIPIPRSYHCEIGGDGAEFVLLLADMAPAEQGDQIAGCSAAEARLAVRALAGLHAPSWCDPKWTDFPGIAMPKPDAAMASGMGEVATMATDLTLDKLGARMSAEDRDTLKASMAVVTPWLQTEPDRFALLHGDYRLDNMLFDPDRTQITVVDWQTLGSGLPARDLAYFTGTSLDPVTRGSIERDLVADYHAALVALGVSGYDAQSCWRDYRLGMLQAPLIIVFGVAFATSTERGDDMMLVMAERSCRAIRELDTLGLI, from the coding sequence ATGACCCACCCGATCCCCCGCCGCCCCGAGGAGGTGACCGCGGCCTGGCTGGGCGGTGTGCTGCGCGCCGATGTGCGCAGCGTCGAGGCCGCGCCCATCGGCACCGGTCAGACCGGAGCCACCTACCGACTGACGGTGCAGTACGGAGCCGATACCGGCCTGCCGAGCAGCTTCGCCATCAAACTGCCCTCCCAGGACGACACCGTCCGTGACCGGGTGGCCATCGGCTACCGGTCCGAGCACGCCTTCTACCGCGATGTCGCCGATCAGGTCCAGATCCCCATCCCGCGCAGCTACCACTGCGAAATCGGGGGCGACGGCGCCGAATTCGTCCTGTTGCTGGCCGATATGGCGCCCGCCGAACAGGGCGACCAGATCGCCGGGTGCAGCGCAGCGGAGGCGCGGCTGGCCGTACGGGCCCTGGCCGGGCTGCACGCACCGAGTTGGTGCGACCCGAAGTGGACCGACTTCCCCGGTATCGCCATGCCGAAGCCGGACGCTGCGATGGCCTCCGGGATGGGCGAGGTGGCCACCATGGCCACCGATCTCACCCTGGACAAACTCGGCGCCCGGATGAGCGCCGAGGACCGCGACACCCTGAAGGCGTCGATGGCGGTGGTGACACCGTGGCTGCAGACCGAGCCCGACCGATTCGCGCTCCTGCACGGTGACTACCGGCTGGACAACATGCTGTTCGATCCGGACCGCACGCAGATCACGGTGGTGGACTGGCAGACTTTGGGCTCCGGGCTGCCGGCGCGGGATCTCGCGTACTTCACCGGCACCAGCCTGGACCCGGTGACCCGCGGGAGCATCGAACGGGACCTGGTGGCCGACTATCACGCCGCGCTGGTGGCCCTCGGTGTGTCCGGGTACGACGCACAGAGTTGTTGGCGGGACTACCGCCTGGGCATGCTGCAGGCGCCGCTGATCATCGTGTTCGGGGTGGCGTTCGCGACCTCCACCGAACGCGGTGACGACATGATGCTCGTGATGGCCGAGCGGTCGTGCCGCGCGATCCGCGAACTCGACACCCTGGGCCTCATCTGA
- a CDS encoding cobalt-precorrin-6A reductase, protein MRVLLLGGTGEARALAARLHPDIPVISSLAGRVPDPALPVGEVRIGGFGGAAGLAQWLRGNGITAVVDATHPFAATITANAAQAAARVGLPHLVLARPAWPDGDAIAVGSDTEAAEVVARRGYRRVFLTTGRSGTAAFRDSDAWFLIRAVTAPEDELLPAHREVLLSRGPYRVEGERKLLREFGIDALVTKNSGGAMTRAKLQAAAETGIPVVMVSRPALPAGVRVVNSVDGAVDWLANLR, encoded by the coding sequence ATGCGGGTTCTGCTGCTGGGCGGGACGGGGGAGGCGCGCGCGCTGGCCGCCCGGCTGCACCCGGATATCCCGGTCATCAGCTCGCTGGCCGGGCGGGTGCCCGACCCGGCCCTGCCGGTCGGCGAGGTGCGCATCGGCGGCTTCGGCGGCGCCGCGGGACTGGCGCAGTGGCTGCGCGGTAACGGCATCACCGCGGTGGTGGATGCCACCCATCCGTTCGCCGCGACCATCACGGCCAATGCCGCGCAGGCGGCCGCACGGGTCGGTCTGCCGCATCTGGTGCTGGCCCGGCCGGCCTGGCCGGACGGTGACGCCATCGCGGTCGGCTCCGACACCGAGGCCGCCGAGGTGGTGGCGCGTCGCGGCTACCGGCGGGTGTTCCTCACCACGGGGCGCTCCGGGACGGCGGCATTCCGGGACTCCGATGCCTGGTTTCTGATCCGCGCGGTCACCGCTCCCGAGGATGAGCTGTTGCCTGCGCACCGTGAGGTGCTGCTCTCGCGCGGCCCCTACCGCGTCGAGGGTGAACGGAAACTGCTGCGTGAGTTCGGTATCGACGCCCTGGTGACCAAGAACAGCGGTGGCGCCATGACGCGGGCCAAGCTGCAGGCCGCCGCCGAGACCGGGATCCCGGTGGTCATGGTGAGCCGGCCGGCGCTGCCCGCGGGTGTGCGCGTGGTGAACAGTGTCGACGGGGCCGTCGACTGGCTGGCCAACCTCAGATGA
- the cobM gene encoding precorrin-4 C(11)-methyltransferase encodes MTVYFIGAGPGAADLITVRGQRLLNRCQVCLYAGSIMPEDLLAECPDGARIIDTGPLDLEQIIDELAAADAAGLDVARLHSGDPSIYSALAEQCRRLDALGIAWEIVPGVPAFAAAAAAVGRELTVPGVSQTVTLSRVATLSTAMPEKETLAALSAPGNTLILHLAAAQIDTIVEQLTAGGYTADTPCAVVAFASWPTEQVLRSPLGELAAQMKAAGITRTAVIIVGDVLAAEGFADSYLYSSGRRRGSRH; translated from the coding sequence GTGACGGTCTACTTCATCGGGGCCGGCCCGGGTGCGGCCGATCTGATCACGGTGCGCGGCCAGCGCCTGCTCAACCGCTGCCAGGTGTGCCTGTACGCGGGTTCGATCATGCCCGAAGACCTGCTCGCGGAATGCCCCGACGGCGCCAGGATCATCGATACCGGTCCGCTGGACCTGGAACAGATCATCGACGAGCTGGCGGCCGCCGACGCCGCCGGACTGGATGTGGCCCGGCTGCACTCCGGGGATCCGTCGATCTACAGCGCGCTGGCCGAACAGTGCCGCCGGCTCGATGCGCTGGGTATCGCCTGGGAGATCGTGCCCGGGGTGCCGGCGTTCGCGGCGGCGGCGGCCGCCGTGGGCCGTGAGCTGACGGTGCCCGGTGTGTCGCAGACGGTGACGCTGAGCCGGGTCGCGACGTTGTCCACGGCGATGCCCGAGAAGGAGACGCTGGCCGCATTGTCGGCACCGGGCAACACCCTGATCCTGCATCTGGCCGCCGCGCAGATCGACACCATCGTCGAGCAGCTCACCGCGGGGGGCTATACCGCCGACACCCCCTGCGCGGTGGTCGCGTTCGCGAGCTGGCCCACCGAGCAGGTTCTGCGCAGCCCGTTGGGCGAGCTCGCCGCCCAGATGAAGGCCGCGGGAATCACCCGCACCGCGGTCATCATCGTCGGCGATGTGCTGGCGGCGGAGGGTTTCGCCGACAGCTACCTGTACTCGTCGGGTCGCCGCCGCGGAAGCCGGCACTGA
- a CDS encoding bifunctional cobalt-precorrin-7 (C(5))-methyltransferase/cobalt-precorrin-6B (C(15))-methyltransferase, producing the protein MIVVVGIGADGMSGLGAGARAELAGATLIYGAPRQLDLLDDTVGAQRRSWPSPLLPALEQLDPGGDGDVHVVASGDPLLHGIGATLIRRFGADAVRVLPQVSSVTLACARMGWSVQDTEVISLVTAPVHTAVRRGGRAVVLSRDGNSPVTLAALLADTGRGDSELAVLEQLGGPGERRRVASARDWADGAMGDIDDLNVVAVHYLPDDRRYQVLPDEAFAHDGQITKQGIRAVTLAALGPRPGERLWDVGSGSGSIAVEWCRSGAACTAVAFERSEQRRARIAANVVAFGVNVEVRGPAPAGFDGAAEPSVIFVGGGITEPGLLDACFDRLPAGGRLVANVVTAESEAAVIDRHSTLGGQLRRFQHYRGEPIGGFTGFRPAYPVTQWAVVKP; encoded by the coding sequence ATGATCGTCGTGGTCGGGATCGGGGCCGACGGCATGTCCGGCCTCGGTGCGGGAGCGCGGGCCGAACTGGCCGGGGCCACCCTCATCTACGGCGCGCCGCGGCAATTGGATCTGCTCGACGACACCGTCGGGGCGCAGCGCCGGTCGTGGCCGTCGCCGCTGCTGCCGGCGCTGGAGCAGCTCGATCCCGGCGGTGACGGCGATGTGCACGTGGTGGCCAGCGGTGACCCGCTGCTGCACGGTATCGGGGCAACCCTGATCCGCCGATTCGGCGCGGATGCGGTGCGCGTGCTCCCTCAGGTGTCCTCGGTGACGTTGGCGTGCGCCCGGATGGGCTGGTCCGTGCAGGACACCGAGGTCATCAGCCTGGTGACCGCACCGGTGCATACCGCGGTGCGCCGTGGCGGGCGCGCAGTGGTGCTCAGCCGCGACGGCAACAGCCCGGTGACGCTGGCCGCTCTGCTGGCCGATACCGGCCGCGGCGATTCCGAACTGGCCGTGCTCGAGCAGCTGGGTGGACCGGGCGAGCGGCGCCGGGTCGCTTCGGCGCGGGACTGGGCCGACGGCGCGATGGGCGATATCGACGACCTGAATGTCGTTGCGGTGCACTATCTTCCCGATGACAGGCGCTACCAGGTACTGCCCGATGAGGCTTTCGCCCATGACGGGCAGATCACCAAACAGGGCATCCGCGCGGTGACCCTGGCCGCGTTGGGCCCGCGGCCCGGTGAACGACTGTGGGATGTCGGTTCCGGCTCGGGCAGTATCGCCGTCGAATGGTGCCGCAGCGGGGCGGCGTGCACGGCGGTGGCGTTCGAGCGTTCCGAGCAGCGTCGCGCGCGTATCGCCGCCAATGTTGTCGCGTTCGGGGTGAACGTCGAGGTGCGCGGCCCGGCCCCGGCCGGCTTCGACGGCGCCGCGGAGCCCTCGGTGATCTTCGTCGGCGGCGGTATCACCGAGCCGGGTCTGCTCGACGCCTGCTTCGACCGGCTACCGGCCGGGGGCCGATTGGTGGCCAATGTGGTCACGGCAGAATCGGAGGCCGCGGTCATCGATCGCCATTCGACGCTAGGAGGCCAGTTGCGCCGGTTTCAGCACTACCGCGGCGAACCGATCGGTGGGTTCACCGGCTTCCGGCCCGCCTACCCGGTCACCCAGTGGGCGGTGGTCAAGCCGTGA
- a CDS encoding SDR family NAD(P)-dependent oxidoreductase: MEDTGYVVIFGGRSEIGVQVATRLAPGRTVVLAARRADELTAEVEAVRAAGAAEVHVCEFDADDIGSHTAVLRSIVDRHGASWSTAVLAFGVLGDQQRAELDAAHAAAIVHTDYVAQVSLLTALLALSARGPATMVTFSSIAGVRVRRANYVYGSAKAGLDGFCSGFAEYARVAHHKRLLVVRPGFVVGRMTEGMAAAPFSSTPAQVADATVRALAGRRRSVWVPWQVGLIAAVFRILPGPIWRRLPR, translated from the coding sequence ATGGAGGACACGGGCTACGTCGTGATTTTCGGCGGGCGCAGCGAGATCGGCGTGCAGGTGGCCACGCGGTTGGCGCCGGGACGGACCGTGGTGTTGGCCGCCCGGCGGGCCGATGAGCTGACCGCCGAGGTCGAGGCCGTGCGGGCCGCGGGCGCGGCGGAGGTCCACGTCTGTGAGTTCGATGCCGACGATATCGGCTCGCACACCGCCGTTCTGCGCTCGATCGTCGACCGGCACGGCGCGTCCTGGAGCACGGCGGTGTTGGCGTTCGGGGTGCTCGGCGACCAGCAACGAGCCGAGCTGGACGCGGCGCACGCCGCGGCGATCGTGCACACCGATTACGTGGCGCAGGTCAGCTTGCTGACCGCACTGCTCGCACTGTCGGCCCGTGGGCCCGCGACGATGGTGACGTTCTCGTCGATCGCCGGGGTACGGGTCCGCCGCGCCAACTACGTGTACGGTTCGGCCAAGGCCGGTCTGGACGGATTCTGCAGCGGCTTCGCCGAGTACGCCCGCGTCGCCCACCACAAGCGCCTGCTGGTGGTCCGCCCCGGTTTCGTGGTCGGGCGGATGACCGAGGGAATGGCAGCGGCACCGTTCTCCAGCACTCCCGCCCAGGTGGCCGACGCCACGGTGCGCGCCCTGGCGGGCCGGCGCCGGAGTGTCTGGGTGCCGTGGCAGGTCGGCCTGATCGCCGCGGTGTTCCGGATCCTGCCCGGGCCGATCTGGCGGCGGTTGCCGCGATGA
- a CDS encoding F420-dependent biliverdin reductase, with translation MGKATTRLTTDALAFLTERHLAMLTTLRGDNSPHVVAVGFTFDPTTHIARVITTGGSQKAVNAKERGVAVLSQVDGARWLSLEGSATVSGDPDDVRDAELRYAQRYRTPRVNPRRVVIEVRIERVLGSSTLLDRTEA, from the coding sequence ATGGGCAAGGCAACCACCCGACTGACCACTGATGCGCTGGCGTTCCTGACCGAGCGTCATCTCGCGATGCTGACCACCCTGCGCGGTGACAACTCGCCGCACGTGGTGGCCGTGGGGTTCACCTTCGACCCGACCACCCATATCGCCCGGGTGATCACGACCGGCGGTTCGCAGAAGGCCGTCAACGCCAAGGAGCGCGGGGTCGCGGTGCTCAGTCAGGTCGACGGTGCGCGGTGGTTGTCCCTGGAGGGTTCGGCCACCGTGAGCGGCGATCCCGACGATGTGCGCGACGCCGAATTGCGTTATGCGCAGCGCTACCGCACGCCGCGGGTCAATCCGCGCCGGGTGGTCATCGAGGTGCGTATCGAGCGGGTGCTCGGATCCTCGACGCTGCTGGACCGCACCGAGGCCTGA
- a CDS encoding M24 family metallopeptidase, whose product MATGSDTTRFDTEVYAQRVRAAAAGAASAGLAGLVITPGYDLRYLVGSRAQTFERLTALVLPADGSTPTVVVPRLELAALRESAVSEIGATVVDWVDGENPYELVARALRGTQVAPVTVAVTDSMTALHLLPLAGVLGAVPVLATDVLRTLRMVKDAAEIDALRKAGAAIDRVHARVPEFLVPGRTEADVAADIAEAIVAEGHSEVAFIIVGSGPNGADPHHECSDRRLQVGDVVVVDIGGPYEPGYNSDSTRTYSIGEPDAEIARRYAVLQRAQAEAVRAVRPGVTAGSIDAVARDVLAAEGLAEVFVHRTGHGIGLSVHEEPYIVSGNEITLTPGMAFSVEPGIYFPGHWGARIEDIVIVTEDGAESVNRRPHDLVVVPV is encoded by the coding sequence ATGGCGACCGGCTCCGACACAACCCGTTTCGACACCGAGGTCTATGCCCAGCGCGTCCGGGCGGCCGCCGCGGGCGCGGCGAGCGCCGGACTCGCCGGGCTGGTCATCACCCCCGGCTACGACCTGCGCTATCTGGTGGGCTCACGGGCGCAAACCTTCGAGCGGCTCACCGCCCTGGTGCTGCCGGCCGACGGATCGACGCCCACCGTGGTGGTGCCGCGCCTCGAGTTGGCCGCACTGCGCGAGTCCGCGGTGTCCGAAATCGGTGCCACGGTGGTGGATTGGGTGGACGGTGAAAACCCCTACGAGTTGGTCGCGCGTGCACTGCGGGGTACGCAGGTGGCACCGGTGACCGTCGCGGTGACCGACTCGATGACCGCACTGCACCTGCTGCCGCTGGCCGGCGTCCTGGGCGCGGTGCCGGTGCTGGCCACCGATGTGCTGCGCACCCTGCGAATGGTCAAGGACGCCGCCGAAATCGACGCACTGCGCAAGGCGGGCGCGGCCATCGACCGGGTGCACGCGCGGGTTCCGGAGTTTCTGGTGCCCGGTCGTACCGAGGCCGACGTCGCCGCCGATATCGCCGAAGCGATTGTCGCCGAAGGCCATTCGGAAGTTGCGTTCATCATCGTCGGGTCCGGGCCCAACGGCGCGGACCCGCACCATGAGTGCTCGGATCGGCGACTGCAGGTCGGCGATGTCGTCGTCGTCGACATCGGCGGACCGTATGAGCCCGGGTACAACTCCGACTCGACGCGCACCTACAGCATCGGGGAGCCCGACGCCGAGATCGCACGCCGGTACGCGGTGCTGCAGCGGGCCCAGGCCGAGGCGGTCCGGGCAGTTCGCCCCGGTGTCACCGCCGGTTCCATCGACGCGGTCGCCCGCGATGTGCTGGCCGCGGAAGGACTGGCCGAGGTGTTCGTGCACCGCACCGGGCACGGCATCGGCCTGTCGGTGCACGAGGAGCCATACATCGTGTCCGGCAACGAGATCACCCTCACGCCGGGTATGGCCTTCTCGGTGGAGCCCGGCATCTATTTCCCGGGCCACTGGGGCGCACGCATCGAGGACATTGTCATCGTCACCGAGGACGGCGCCGAATCGGTGAACCGGCGTCCACACGACCTGGTCGTGGTGCCGGTCTAG
- a CDS encoding 5'-3' exonuclease, translating into MTGEAPVLLLDGASMWFRSFFGVPSSITAPDGRPVNALRGFLDAVATLVTQHRPSRLVVCRDDDWRPQWRVDRIPSYKAHRVEQAGPGDAPDVEEVPDELTPQVDMIMAMLDAFGIATAGAPGFEADDVLGTLAAVERRDPVIVVSGDRDLLQLVGDDPVAVRVFYIGRGLAKAVLFGPAEVADTYGVPVGRAGPAYAELALLRGDPSDGLPGVAGIGEKTAATLMAQHGSLAAIVAAAADPSSKMAAAQRKKLLAAADYIVAAEPVVRVATDAPVTLSRDDDVLPLSAADPARVAALAEEYGVVSSVGRLQKALDTLP; encoded by the coding sequence ATGACCGGAGAAGCCCCCGTCCTGCTACTCGACGGCGCCAGCATGTGGTTCCGCTCGTTCTTCGGGGTGCCGTCCTCGATCACCGCCCCGGATGGCCGCCCGGTCAACGCGCTGCGCGGTTTCCTCGATGCCGTCGCGACCCTGGTCACCCAGCACCGGCCGTCCCGGCTGGTGGTCTGCCGGGATGACGACTGGCGCCCGCAGTGGCGGGTGGACCGCATTCCGTCCTACAAGGCGCACCGCGTCGAGCAGGCCGGTCCCGGCGATGCCCCCGATGTGGAGGAGGTGCCCGACGAGCTGACCCCGCAGGTCGACATGATCATGGCGATGCTCGACGCATTCGGCATCGCCACCGCCGGCGCGCCGGGCTTCGAGGCCGACGATGTGCTGGGCACCTTGGCGGCCGTCGAGCGGCGCGACCCCGTCATCGTGGTGAGCGGGGACCGCGATCTGCTGCAACTGGTCGGCGACGACCCGGTGGCGGTGCGGGTGTTCTACATCGGCCGGGGCCTGGCCAAGGCCGTCCTGTTCGGTCCCGCCGAGGTCGCCGACACCTACGGGGTGCCGGTGGGCCGGGCCGGGCCGGCCTACGCCGAATTGGCGCTGCTGCGCGGTGATCCGTCCGACGGTCTGCCCGGCGTGGCGGGTATCGGCGAGAAGACCGCGGCGACGCTGATGGCCCAGCACGGCTCGCTGGCGGCGATCGTCGCGGCCGCCGCGGACCCGTCGTCGAAAATGGCTGCCGCGCAACGCAAGAAGCTGTTGGCCGCCGCGGACTACATCGTGGCCGCCGAACCCGTGGTACGGGTGGCCACCGACGCACCCGTCACGCTGTCCCGCGACGACGATGTGCTGCCGCTCTCGGCGGCCGACCCGGCCCGGGTGGCGGCGCTCGCCGAGGAGTACGGCGTGGTGTCCTCGGTCGGGCGCCTGCAGAAGGCGCTGGACACCCTGCCCTGA
- a CDS encoding DUF4333 domain-containing protein: MSGPQGSDPTQAWSGQPPQSGGTPSPGEQPAWQPPPTPEQPAGDAPAWQQPAYQQPQAPQQYPQYQQPAYNPPPQPDQYGQQPTAYAPQGYPTYGQQPGQPYGQPQYGQPQQYGQPAPYDQQQFSPYGPTGSEEGSKKSLAVIGSVVGLLVVVIVAVVLILGFWKPGFFVTTTLDVEAAQTGVQQILTDEANGYGAKNVKDVICNDGVSPVVKKGDTFTCQVSIDGTKRQVTVTFQDDNGTYEVGRPK; the protein is encoded by the coding sequence ATGAGCGGACCGCAGGGATCTGACCCCACGCAGGCGTGGTCAGGTCAGCCGCCGCAGTCCGGCGGTACCCCGTCGCCGGGCGAACAGCCCGCCTGGCAGCCGCCGCCCACGCCCGAGCAGCCCGCAGGCGACGCCCCGGCGTGGCAACAGCCCGCCTACCAGCAGCCGCAGGCGCCGCAGCAGTACCCGCAGTACCAGCAGCCCGCGTACAACCCGCCTCCGCAGCCCGATCAGTACGGTCAGCAGCCCACCGCGTACGCGCCGCAGGGTTACCCGACCTACGGTCAGCAGCCGGGGCAGCCCTATGGGCAGCCGCAGTACGGCCAACCGCAGCAGTACGGCCAGCCCGCGCCGTACGACCAGCAGCAGTTCTCGCCGTACGGCCCGACCGGCAGCGAAGAGGGGTCGAAGAAATCGCTGGCCGTCATCGGCAGCGTGGTCGGCCTGCTGGTCGTCGTGATCGTCGCGGTGGTCCTGATCCTCGGCTTCTGGAAGCCCGGGTTCTTCGTCACCACCACCCTGGATGTCGAGGCCGCCCAGACCGGTGTGCAGCAGATCCTGACCGACGAGGCCAACGGCTACGGGGCCAAGAACGTCAAGGACGTCATCTGCAATGACGGCGTCAGTCCCGTGGTGAAGAAGGGCGACACCTTCACCTGCCAGGTCAGCATCGACGGCACCAAGCGCCAGGTCACCGTGACCTTCCAGGACGACAACGGAACCTACGAGGTCGGCCGCCCGAAGTAG